A section of the Pseudorasbora parva isolate DD20220531a chromosome 2, ASM2467924v1, whole genome shotgun sequence genome encodes:
- the abcc1 gene encoding multidrug resistance-associated protein 1 isoform X2, with amino-acid sequence MEKQEGNVSIKGSVAYVPQQAWIQNATLKENILFGRETKDSWYQKVVEACALLPDLEILPGGDSTEIGEKGVNLSGGQKQRVGVARAVYCNCAVYLLDDPLSAVDAHVGKHIFEKVIGPQGLLQGRTRVLVTHGLSFLPQADLILVMVDGEITEMGSYTELLGRQGAFAEFLRTYSNTEQEEVEDSVGDAVPRKGLENGGPAALLGTSQNSLNAAGTSKTQKTNNTDDTKKTKSADSARLTEADKANTGRVKLSVFWEYMKAIGLPLSIFSIFLFFCHHLSSLGSNYWLSLWTDDPVINNTQPNRKMRLGVYGALGLSQGIAVFCYSVAISIGGILASRYLHQTMLYNVLRSPMAFFERTPSGNLVNRFAKETDTIDSVIPSIIKMFMGSMFNVLGSCAVILIATPLVAIIIPPLGLLYFFVQRFYVASSRQLKRLESVSRSPVYTHFNETLLGTSVIRAFGEQQRFIRESDSRVDHNQKAYFPSIVANRWLAVRLEFVGNCIVAFAALFAVMARDSLSPGIMGLSISYALQVTASLNWLVRMSSELETNIVAVERVKEYGDTEKEAEWKLEHSTLPAGWPTVGHIEIHNFGLRYREDLELAIYDISVNIEGGEKVGIVGRTGAGKSSLTLGLFRIIEAAQGDIRIDGVNIAQLGLHELRSRITIIPQDPVLFSGSLRMNLDPFDGYTDEEVWRALELAHLKNFVSGLPDKLNHECSEGGENLSLGQRQLVCLARALLRKTKILVLDEATAAVDLETDNLIQSTIRTQFEDCTVLTIAHRLNTIMDYTRVLVLDKGQMAEFDSPSSLIAKKGIFYKMAKDSGLV; translated from the exons ATGGAGAAGCAAGAAGGAAATGTGTCCATCAAG GGCTCTGTGGCTTACGTGCCTCAGCAAGCATGGATCCAGAATGCCACCCTTAAAGAAAACATCTTGTTTGGACGGGAAACCAAAGACAGCTGGTACCAGAAAGTGGTGGAGGCCTGTGCTCTCCTTCCAGACCTGGAGATCCTACCTGGAGGAGACTCAACAGAGATTGGGGAGAAG GGTGTGAATCTGTCTGGAGGTCAGAAACAGCGGGTAGGTGTGGCCAGGGCTGTGTACTGCAACTGTGCGGTGTATCTGTTGGATGACCCGCTCTCCGCCGTGGACGCTCATGTAGGAAAACACATCTTTGAGAAGGTCATCGGACCTCAGGGCTTGCTACAGGGAAGA ACTCGTGTTCTGGTGACCCACGGGCTGAGCTTCTTGCCTCAGGCTGACCTGATCCTGGTGATGGTGGATGGAGAAATTACGGAGATGGGCTCTTACACCGAGCTGCTGGGCAGACAGGGCGCCTTCGCTGAGTTCCTGCGCACCTACTCCAACACAGAGCAGGAGGAGGTGGAGGATTCAGTGGGAG ATGCAGTCCCACGTAAAGGACTCGAGAATGGGGGTCCTGCTGCCCTGTTGGG GACGAGTCAAAACTCTCTTAATGCAGCTGGAACAAGTAAAACACAGAAGACGAACAATACTGATGACACAAAGAAGACCAAATCTGCAGATTCTGCCCGACTGACCGAGGCAGACAAGGCCAACACTGGCAGG GTGAAGCTATCTGTGTTTTGGGAGTACATGAAGGCTATTGGCTTGCCCCTGTCCATCTTCAGTATCTTTCTATTCTTCTGTCATCATCTGTCCTCTCTGGGCTCAAACTATTGGCTCAGTCTCTGGACGGATGACCCTGTCATCAACAACACCCAGCCCAACAGAAAGATGCGTTTAGGGGTGTATGGAGCTCTGGGACTCTCACAAG GCATTGCAGTGTTCTGCTATTCTGTGGCGATTTCTATTGGTGGGATCTTAGCCTCCCGCTACCTGCACCAGACAATGCTCTACAATGTCCTGAGATCGCCCATGGCTTTCTTCGAACGCACACCTAGCGGAAACCTTGTAAATCGATTTGCCAAAGAGACAGACACCATTGACTCGGTCATCCCTAGCATCATAAAAATGTTCATGGGCTCCATGTTTAATGTGCTGGGCTCATGTGCTGTCATCCTTATTGCCACACCGCTGGTAGCCATCATCATCCCCCCTCTGGGCCTGTTGTACTTCTTTGTACAG CGTTTCTACGTGGCGTCTTCCCGGCAACTGAAACGACTGGAGTCTGTGAGCCGCTCTCCTGTCTACACACACTTCAATGAGACGCTGCTGGGCACCAGTGTGATCAGGGCTTTTGGAGAGCAGCAGCGCTTTATCAGGGAGAGTGACAGCAGAGTGGACCACAACCAAAAAGCTTATTTTCCCAGCATTGTAGCTAACCG ATGGCTGGCAGTGAGGTTGGAGTTTGTGGGAAACTGTATTGTGGCATTTGCAGCGCTTTTTGCTGTGATGGCCAGGGACAGTCTGAGTCCTGGAATCATGGGGCTTTCCATCTCCTATGCGTTGCAG GTCACAGCATCTCTGAACTGGTTGGTGCGGATGTCTTCTGAGCTGGAGACTAACATAGTAGCGGTGGAGAGGGTGAAGGAATATGGAGACACAGAGAAAGAG GCTGAATGGAAGTTGGAGCATTCAACTCTGCCTGCTGGCTGGCCAACCGTTGGTCACATTGAAATCCACAACTTTGGCTTGAGATACAGAGAGGACTTAGAGCTGGCTATTTATGATATCTCGGTCAACATTGAGGGAGGAGAAAAG GTGGGAATTGTGGGCAGGACAGGAGCTGGAAAGTCCTCTCTGACATTAGGGCTCTTCCGCATAATTGAGGCAGCTCAGGGGGATATACGTATAGATGGAGTGAACATTGCTCAGCTGGGGTTGCATGAGTTACGATCCAGAATCACAATCATTCCTCAG GATCCAGTGCTGTTCTCAGGTTCCTTGCGCATGAATCTGGATCCCTTTGATGGCTACACTGATGAGGAGGTGTGGAGAGCTCTGGAACTCGCTCATCTCAAGAACTTTGTGTCTGGCCTTCCTGACAAACTGAATCATGAGTGTTCAGAGGGTGGAGAGAATCTCAG TTTGGGTCAGCGGCAGCTGGTTTGCCTGGCTCGAGCTCTCCTCAGGAAAACTAAGATTCTGGTTTTGGATGAAGCCACTGCAGCTGTGGATCTGGAGACGGACAATCTGATACAGTCCACTATCCGAACTCAGTTTGAGGACTGCACCGTTCTGACCATCGCACATCGCCTCAACACAATCATGGACTACACAAG GGTCCTGGTTCTCGATAAAGGCCAGATGGCAGAATTTGATTCTCCATCCAGTTTAATTGCCAAGAAGGGAATTTTCTACAAGATGGCCAAAGACTCAGGGTTGGTCTGA